The genomic window AGAGTGCGCGCATAGTGGAAGGTGATGTCTTCGAGCCCAACAATCTGCATATCGGTATTGTCGGCGATGTGGTCGGCAACAACCTGATTGGAAGGGAGGCAGCCGCCGGGGAAAATGTAGCGCTGAATAAAGTCTACCTGCTTGCGGTAGCGATCATAGCGCTGGTCCTGAATCGTAATGGCCTGCATCACCATCAGGCCATCCTCTGCCAACAGGTGGCTACAGCGGGAGAAGAAATTACGATGGTAGTCGTGGCCGACTGCCTCAATCATCTCAATGGAAACGATCTTGTCGTACTGCCCTTCCAGGTCCCGGTAATCCTTGAGCAGCAGGGTAACCTGGTCTTCCAGGCCCTCACGGGCAACCCATGCCTTGGCATACTCGTATTGCTCCCGTGAAATGGTCGTGGTGGTAACCCGACAGCCATAGCGCTTGGCGGCGTGAATCGCCATTGCCCCCCAGCCGGTTCCGATCTCGAGCAGATGGTCGGACGGGCTCAGTTGAAGCTTGTGGCAAATACGCTCCAGCTTGTGAATGGAAGCCTCCGCCAGGGATGCGTCTTCACGGGGAAAAATCGCCGATGAATACATCATGGATTCATCGAGAAACAACCGGAAGAAATCGTTACCCAAGTCGTAGTGGGCAGCGATATTTTTCTTCGATCCCCGGCGGGTATTGGCATTCAGGGTGTGCAGCACTTTCAGGAAGGCCTTGCTGGCGAAACTCCAGCGAGAGTCCATATT from Microbulbifer aggregans includes these protein-coding regions:
- a CDS encoding SAM-dependent methyltransferase, producing the protein MKSVQASSTNPIPADSLSQLSAKESWLESLARRLVLAKLQTIGHGNLVVEEGSDRYQFGEPAENAEVCAIIRVHDASTYTQVLLNGTVGSGEAYMQGAWSSPALVDVIRLMVGNMSLLENMDSRWSFASKAFLKVLHTLNANTRRGSKKNIAAHYDLGNDFFRLFLDESMMYSSAIFPREDASLAEASIHKLERICHKLQLSPSDHLLEIGTGWGAMAIHAAKRYGCRVTTTTISREQYEYAKAWVAREGLEDQVTLLLKDYRDLEGQYDKIVSIEMIEAVGHDYHRNFFSRCSHLLAEDGLMVMQAITIQDQRYDRYRKQVDFIQRYIFPGGCLPSNQVVADHIADNTDMQIVGLEDITFHYARTLSAWREAFFEKIEDVRRQGFDNRFIRMWDFYLCYCEGGFLERVISTAQFVFAKPRCKALPA